One stretch of Priestia megaterium DNA includes these proteins:
- the dtd gene encoding D-aminoacyl-tRNA deacylase: protein MRVVVQRAKNAKVTVAGETVGEIKHGYMLLVGITHDDTEADAEYVADKIVNLRVFDDESGKMNLSLLDVEGEILSVSQFTLYGDCRKGRRPNFMGAARPDHAVTLYNYFNKVLSEKNVRVETGAFGEMMDVSFTNDGPVTLIVESKEKTQAHR from the coding sequence ATGAGAGTAGTCGTACAAAGAGCAAAGAATGCAAAAGTAACTGTTGCAGGTGAGACGGTCGGTGAGATTAAGCACGGGTATATGCTTTTAGTGGGTATTACCCATGACGATACTGAAGCTGATGCAGAGTATGTAGCGGATAAAATTGTAAATTTGCGAGTGTTTGATGATGAGTCTGGCAAAATGAATTTGTCGCTTCTAGATGTAGAAGGAGAAATTTTATCGGTATCTCAATTTACGCTGTACGGAGATTGCCGAAAAGGCAGAAGACCAAACTTTATGGGAGCTGCTAGGCCAGATCATGCTGTAACGCTTTACAACTATTTTAATAAAGTATTATCAGAAAAAAATGTTCGAGTAGAAACCGGCGCATTTGGCGAAATGATGGACGTATCATTTACAAATGACGGACCGGTCACACTTATTGTAGAAAGCAAAGAAAAAACGCAGGCTCACAGATGA
- a CDS encoding RelA/SpoT family protein: protein MANEQVLTAEQVIDNTKRYLSEEDVAFVQKAYDFAKEAHKEQYRKSGEPYIIHPIQVAGILVDLDMDPATIAAGFLHDVVEDTEITLKDLEKAFNEEVAMLVDGVTKLGKIKYKSKEEQQAENHRKMFVAMAQDIRVILIKLADRLHNMRTLKHLPQEKQRRISNETLEIFAPLAHRLGISKIKWELEDTALRYLNPQQYYRIVNLMKKKRAEREQYLAEVIDEVREQVDEVSIKVEISGRPKHIYSIYRKMALQNKQFNEIYDLLAVRIIVNSIKDCYAVLGIIHTCWKPMPGRFKDYIAMPKQNMYQSLHTTVIGPKGDPLEVQIRTFDMHQIAEYGIAAHWAYKEGKTAEHASFEEKLTWFREILEFQNDANDAEEFMESLKVDLFSDMVYIFTPKGDVIELPSGSVPIDFSYRIHSEIGNKTIGAKVNGKMVTLDYRLKTGDIIEILTSKHSYGPSKDWLKLAQTSQAKNKIRQFFKKQSRDENIEKGKELVEKEIRQMEFDLKEVLTADNIKRVAEKFNFSNEDDMYAAIGYNGLTAAQVANRLTEKWRKQRDQEQEIQIDDIARDTAAKRVRQHKRKDSGVIVPGVDNMLIRLSKCCNPVPGDEIVGFITKGRGVSVHRADCLNVHTDDAESRLIPVEWETHIKEGKEFNVEIEISGYDRRGLLNEVLQVVNETKTNISAVSGKSDRNKMATIHMSISIHNISHLHKVVERIKQLRDIYSVRRIMH from the coding sequence ATGGCAAATGAGCAAGTCCTAACAGCGGAACAGGTCATTGACAATACGAAGCGATATTTAAGTGAAGAAGACGTGGCTTTTGTACAAAAAGCATATGATTTTGCAAAAGAAGCTCACAAAGAACAATATCGCAAGTCGGGTGAACCATATATTATCCATCCGATTCAAGTCGCAGGAATTTTAGTTGATCTAGATATGGATCCAGCAACAATTGCAGCTGGATTTCTACATGATGTGGTTGAAGATACAGAGATAACACTAAAGGATTTAGAAAAAGCTTTTAATGAAGAAGTAGCAATGTTAGTAGACGGCGTAACGAAACTGGGAAAAATCAAATATAAGTCTAAAGAAGAGCAGCAGGCTGAGAATCACCGCAAGATGTTTGTAGCAATGGCTCAAGATATTCGAGTCATACTGATCAAACTTGCGGATCGTCTTCATAACATGCGTACGCTAAAGCATTTACCGCAGGAAAAGCAGCGACGCATTTCAAATGAAACGCTTGAAATTTTTGCTCCTCTTGCTCATCGTCTTGGTATTTCAAAAATTAAGTGGGAGCTTGAAGATACAGCTTTACGTTACTTAAATCCTCAGCAATATTATCGCATTGTAAATTTGATGAAGAAAAAGCGTGCGGAACGCGAGCAGTATTTGGCTGAAGTTATTGATGAAGTTCGAGAGCAAGTAGATGAAGTGTCGATTAAAGTTGAAATTTCAGGACGTCCAAAACATATTTATTCCATCTATCGTAAAATGGCACTGCAAAACAAGCAGTTTAATGAAATTTACGATTTACTAGCCGTGCGCATTATTGTAAATAGTATTAAAGACTGCTATGCGGTGTTAGGAATTATTCACACGTGCTGGAAGCCAATGCCAGGACGTTTCAAAGATTATATTGCAATGCCAAAACAAAATATGTACCAGTCTCTTCATACGACGGTTATCGGACCAAAAGGTGATCCGTTAGAAGTTCAAATTCGAACGTTTGACATGCACCAAATTGCTGAGTATGGAATTGCTGCTCACTGGGCTTACAAAGAGGGAAAAACAGCTGAGCATGCTTCATTTGAAGAAAAGTTGACGTGGTTTAGAGAAATTTTAGAATTTCAAAATGATGCAAACGATGCAGAAGAGTTTATGGAATCTCTAAAAGTTGATTTGTTTTCTGACATGGTTTACATCTTTACGCCAAAAGGCGACGTCATTGAGCTTCCTTCGGGTTCTGTTCCAATTGATTTTTCCTATCGTATTCATTCTGAAATCGGAAATAAAACCATTGGAGCAAAAGTCAACGGCAAGATGGTTACGCTTGATTACCGTTTGAAAACGGGGGACATTATCGAAATTTTGACGTCTAAGCATTCGTATGGTCCAAGCAAGGACTGGTTAAAGCTTGCTCAAACGTCTCAAGCCAAAAATAAAATTCGCCAATTCTTTAAAAAGCAAAGCCGCGATGAAAATATTGAAAAAGGCAAAGAGCTGGTTGAAAAAGAAATTCGTCAAATGGAGTTTGACTTAAAAGAAGTATTAACAGCTGATAATATCAAACGAGTAGCGGAGAAGTTTAATTTTTCAAATGAAGATGATATGTATGCAGCTATTGGATATAACGGATTAACTGCGGCTCAAGTAGCTAATCGTTTAACCGAGAAGTGGAGAAAGCAGCGCGATCAAGAACAAGAGATCCAAATTGATGATATTGCACGCGACACTGCGGCCAAGCGTGTTCGCCAGCATAAACGAAAAGATTCCGGGGTTATCGTACCGGGTGTAGATAACATGCTGATTCGCTTGTCCAAGTGCTGTAATCCAGTTCCCGGAGATGAGATTGTTGGTTTTATTACAAAGGGACGGGGAGTATCTGTTCATAGGGCAGATTGTTTAAACGTTCACACAGATGATGCTGAAAGCCGCCTTATTCCTGTAGAGTGGGAAACACATATTAAAGAAGGCAAAGAGTTTAACGTGGAAATTGAAATTTCAGGGTACGACCGCAGAGGCTTACTAAATGAAGTTCTGCAGGTTGTAAACGAGACCAAAACGAATATTTCAGCCGTTTCAGGAAAATCGGACCGAAACAAAATGGCTACGATTCATATGTCAATTTCTATTCATAACATCAGTCACCTTCATAAAGTGGTTGAGCGCATTAAGCAGCTTCGAGACATTTATTCAGTTCGCCGAATTATGCATTAA
- a CDS encoding adenine phosphoribosyltransferase, protein MNFKDYITIVPDWPKPGITFKDISTLMDNGDAYRAATDEIVKYANDKQVDIIVGPEARGFIVGCPVAYALGIGFAPVRKEGKLPREVIKVDYGLEYGKDVLTIHKDAIKPGQRVLITDDLLATGGTIEATIKLVEELGGIVVGAAFLIELSYLDGRDKLDGYDVFTLMTY, encoded by the coding sequence ATGAATTTTAAAGATTATATTACAATTGTACCTGACTGGCCAAAACCAGGTATTACATTTAAAGATATCTCAACATTAATGGATAACGGTGATGCATACCGTGCCGCAACGGATGAGATTGTAAAATATGCTAATGATAAACAAGTTGATATTATCGTAGGACCGGAAGCTCGCGGATTTATCGTTGGTTGTCCAGTAGCATATGCGTTAGGTATCGGTTTTGCACCTGTTCGTAAAGAAGGAAAATTACCGCGTGAAGTAATCAAAGTAGATTACGGTTTAGAATACGGTAAAGACGTATTAACGATTCACAAAGATGCAATTAAGCCAGGTCAGCGCGTGTTGATTACAGATGATTTATTAGCAACAGGCGGTACAATTGAAGCGACAATTAAGCTTGTCGAAGAATTAGGCGGAATTGTTGTTGGAGCTGCGTTCTTAATTGAACTTTCTTACCTTGACGGCCGTGACAAACTAGACGGTTACGATGTATTCACATTAATGACGTATTAA
- the recJ gene encoding single-stranded-DNA-specific exonuclease RecJ, whose protein sequence is MLQSKKRWNVQECDEQLVNEFVENLNITPLVASLLLNRGMTTVEAAREFLHVDVQTFHDPFLLHDMDKAVARIQQAIDHNEKIMIYGDYDADGVSSTSVMLSALQQLGADVDFYIPNRFTEGYGPNKAAFDKISAGGYQLVITVDTGISAVEETAYARELNFDLIITDHHEPGPVLPDAYAIIHPKLPGSTYPFKELAGVGVAFKLAHALLGELPEHLLELAVIGTIADLVPLVDENRLIARKGLDYLKLTKRTGIEALLSVCGVKREEINEDTIGFAMAPRINAVGRLQDADPAVHLLMTTNAEEAKGLAKEIDTLNKERQQIVNDITEEAVEFVEGMYPPDENSVLIVEGEGWNAGVVGIVASRLVEKFYRPTIVLSIDSENRIAKGSARSIEGFDLFANLSKCRDILPHFGGHPMAAGMTLNSDDVEELRRRLNEQASDVLTEQDFIPITSVDTVCTTEEITLENIEQMSALAPFGMHNPKPKVLIKDVHTTSMRKIGANKNHLKLVFEDSGVSVDAVGFGLGYILDEVSPIAKVSLVGELSINEWNNMRKPQLMVEDISVDEWQMFDYRSAVDVKRFFQQVFTDQMKVVAFHASTIDKYKSLLPMEHVVLIQNEEQAKACMLAGEQIVLLDLPPSQKWLECLFVQGIPSRIYAIFLTEEDHYFDTIPTRDHFKWFYGFLAKKGPFDLKRYKEDLAIHKGWSKETIDFMAKVFFELEFVTINNGLISLVKNSTKRDLIESATYRQKQQQIEIEKNFIYTSYVQLKNQFQDIFERSIE, encoded by the coding sequence ATGTTACAGTCAAAAAAACGTTGGAATGTTCAAGAATGTGATGAACAACTTGTTAATGAATTTGTAGAAAACCTCAATATTACACCTCTAGTAGCTTCGTTATTACTTAATAGAGGCATGACAACAGTAGAAGCGGCACGTGAGTTTTTACACGTTGATGTACAAACGTTCCACGATCCGTTTTTATTGCACGATATGGACAAAGCAGTAGCTCGTATTCAGCAAGCAATTGATCATAATGAAAAAATTATGATCTATGGAGATTACGATGCGGACGGCGTCAGCAGCACTTCCGTTATGTTATCTGCTTTACAGCAGCTTGGCGCTGATGTTGATTTTTATATTCCTAATCGCTTTACAGAAGGTTATGGGCCGAATAAGGCGGCATTTGATAAAATAAGTGCAGGCGGCTATCAGCTGGTGATTACGGTAGACACAGGTATTTCGGCTGTCGAAGAAACTGCGTATGCACGTGAATTAAATTTTGATTTAATTATTACTGATCACCACGAGCCGGGGCCGGTTTTACCGGATGCTTATGCAATTATTCATCCAAAGCTGCCGGGAAGTACATATCCATTTAAAGAACTGGCAGGTGTAGGAGTGGCTTTTAAACTCGCTCATGCGCTGTTAGGGGAGCTTCCGGAACATTTGTTAGAACTAGCAGTGATTGGGACGATTGCTGACTTAGTTCCTTTAGTCGACGAAAACCGCTTAATTGCTCGTAAAGGTCTTGACTATCTCAAGCTCACGAAGCGCACCGGAATTGAAGCGCTGCTGAGCGTATGTGGAGTAAAGCGTGAAGAAATTAATGAAGATACAATTGGATTTGCGATGGCTCCTCGTATTAATGCAGTAGGACGTCTTCAAGATGCAGACCCAGCTGTTCATTTGCTTATGACCACAAATGCTGAAGAGGCAAAAGGTTTAGCTAAAGAAATTGATACGTTAAACAAGGAAAGGCAGCAAATCGTAAACGATATTACAGAAGAAGCCGTTGAATTTGTTGAAGGTATGTATCCTCCGGATGAAAACAGCGTTCTTATTGTAGAAGGAGAAGGCTGGAATGCAGGCGTTGTTGGAATTGTCGCTTCTAGGCTCGTAGAAAAGTTCTACAGACCAACAATTGTACTAAGTATTGACTCTGAAAACCGTATTGCCAAAGGTTCAGCAAGAAGTATCGAAGGCTTTGACTTATTCGCGAACTTATCTAAATGCCGTGACATTTTGCCGCATTTTGGAGGGCATCCAATGGCAGCCGGCATGACATTAAACAGCGATGATGTAGAAGAGCTGCGCAGACGTCTTAATGAACAAGCAAGCGACGTGTTAACCGAACAGGATTTTATTCCAATTACATCAGTTGATACAGTATGCACAACAGAGGAAATTACGCTAGAAAACATTGAACAAATGAGTGCGCTTGCTCCATTTGGTATGCATAACCCGAAGCCAAAAGTTCTCATTAAAGATGTCCATACAACATCTATGCGGAAAATTGGTGCTAATAAAAATCATTTAAAACTCGTGTTTGAAGACAGCGGTGTATCGGTTGATGCAGTAGGATTTGGGTTAGGCTATATATTAGATGAAGTATCTCCTATAGCTAAAGTATCATTAGTAGGTGAACTATCTATTAATGAGTGGAACAATATGCGCAAGCCGCAGCTGATGGTGGAAGATATTTCTGTAGATGAATGGCAGATGTTTGATTATCGCAGTGCGGTTGATGTCAAACGTTTCTTTCAGCAGGTATTTACGGATCAAATGAAAGTTGTTGCTTTTCACGCTTCAACAATTGATAAATACAAGTCGCTGCTGCCGATGGAGCATGTTGTTCTTATTCAAAATGAAGAACAGGCAAAAGCATGTATGCTTGCAGGGGAACAGATCGTTTTATTAGATTTGCCTCCTTCACAGAAGTGGCTTGAATGTTTGTTTGTCCAAGGTATCCCTTCTAGAATATACGCTATTTTCTTGACGGAAGAAGACCATTATTTTGATACAATCCCAACTCGCGATCATTTTAAATGGTTTTACGGCTTTTTAGCGAAAAAGGGTCCATTTGATTTAAAACGCTACAAAGAAGATTTAGCGATTCATAAGGGCTGGTCAAAAGAAACGATTGATTTTATGGCAAAGGTGTTTTTTGAGTTAGAATTTGTTACAATAAACAATGGCTTAATTTCGTTAGTGAAAAATTCTACGAAACGTGATTTAATAGAATCTGCGACTTATCGCCAAAAGCAGCAGCAGATTGAAATAGAAAAAAACTTTATTTATACGTCATATGTACAGCTTAAAAATCAATTTCAAGATATTTTTGAGCGTTCGATTGAATGA
- the secDF gene encoding protein translocase subunit SecDF — translation MVKRGRIVAFFLLVLLVFSTIGTTMTGITKDIKLGLDLQGGFEILYKVSPAKKGDVIDKKALNSTVEALRQRVDVLGVSEPSIQIEGNDRIRVQLAGVTNQKQARDLLSTQANLTFRDVNDKVLMDGTDLAQGGAKQSFDQSNQPSVSLKLKNAKKFEKITRELSQKPAPNNLIVIWLDYEEGKDSYQKEATKQNPKYLSAASVSSVLTQPDVEISGGNFTVKSATQLAELLNAGSLPVKLDELYSTSVGAQFGEEALHTTILAGIIGIGIIFLYMLFFYRLPGLIAVITLSFYVYLNLVVFDWMHVVMTLPGIAALILGVGMAVDANIITYERIKDELKTGRSVISAYRAGNRRSLATIFDANITTMLAALVLFFYGQSSVKGFATTLMIGIVLSFVTAVYGTRLLMSLLVNSRWFDKKPGYFGVKKDQIHDLSKDDGTTVLPTAWDKIDFVKYRKAFFTFSSVLVIIGIISVAVFRLNLGIDFTSGTRIEIPANHTVTQAEIQREMKSLDIKTDDVVITGKSNDTGVVRVVGVLDKKEIANLKDHFKDKYGSEPNVSTVSPTVGKELAKNAMLAILIASIGIIIYVTIRFEFYMALAAVLALLHDAFFIVTVFSLTKLEVDLTFIAAVLTIVGYSINDTIVTFDRIRENMQKFTSKTFDDLAFIVNLSLRETFTRSMNTVLTVVIAVVALLLFGSESIQNFSIALLVGLILGAYSSVFIAAQLWLVWKGKQLKREEQKEVESK, via the coding sequence ATGGTTAAAAGAGGACGTATCGTTGCCTTTTTCCTCTTAGTACTGCTTGTGTTTAGTACAATCGGAACAACGATGACTGGAATTACAAAAGATATTAAACTTGGCCTCGACCTTCAAGGTGGATTTGAAATTTTATATAAAGTCAGTCCAGCTAAAAAAGGCGATGTCATTGACAAAAAGGCACTTAATAGCACGGTTGAAGCGCTGCGTCAACGTGTCGATGTACTGGGAGTTAGTGAGCCCAGCATTCAAATTGAAGGAAACGACCGCATCCGTGTTCAGCTAGCTGGTGTCACTAATCAAAAGCAAGCCAGGGATCTGTTATCAACTCAAGCAAACTTAACGTTCCGTGACGTGAACGATAAGGTGCTGATGGATGGTACAGACTTAGCGCAAGGCGGAGCAAAGCAATCGTTTGACCAAAGCAATCAGCCTAGCGTCTCACTAAAGTTAAAAAATGCGAAAAAATTTGAAAAGATCACGCGAGAGCTTTCTCAAAAACCAGCACCTAACAATTTAATTGTCATTTGGCTGGATTATGAAGAAGGAAAAGACTCGTACCAAAAAGAAGCGACAAAACAAAATCCGAAGTATCTGTCTGCAGCATCTGTTAGCAGCGTGTTAACACAGCCTGATGTTGAGATTTCAGGTGGAAACTTCACGGTGAAAAGTGCAACGCAGCTGGCGGAGTTGTTAAATGCCGGGTCGCTGCCAGTGAAATTAGATGAGCTATATTCTACATCCGTTGGAGCACAGTTTGGAGAAGAAGCTCTTCACACGACTATATTAGCAGGTATTATTGGCATCGGAATTATCTTCCTTTACATGCTGTTTTTCTACCGTTTACCGGGGCTTATTGCCGTTATTACACTCAGCTTCTATGTGTACTTAAACTTAGTTGTATTTGACTGGATGCACGTGGTTATGACGCTTCCAGGGATTGCGGCTCTTATTCTCGGTGTAGGTATGGCAGTAGATGCCAATATTATTACCTACGAGCGGATTAAAGATGAACTGAAAACAGGAAGATCTGTTATATCGGCTTACCGGGCAGGAAATCGTCGCTCCCTTGCGACCATTTTTGATGCCAATATTACAACGATGTTAGCGGCTCTTGTATTATTCTTTTATGGTCAAAGTTCGGTAAAAGGATTTGCCACAACATTAATGATCGGAATTGTGCTAAGTTTTGTTACAGCCGTATATGGTACGCGATTACTAATGAGCCTTTTAGTAAACAGCCGCTGGTTTGATAAAAAACCAGGCTACTTCGGCGTGAAGAAAGATCAAATTCACGATTTAAGCAAAGACGACGGCACAACGGTTTTACCTACAGCGTGGGATAAAATCGACTTTGTAAAATACCGTAAAGCGTTCTTCACGTTTTCAAGCGTGCTCGTCATTATCGGTATTATCTCAGTTGCTGTGTTCAGGCTGAACCTCGGTATTGACTTTACGAGCGGAACTCGCATAGAGATTCCGGCAAATCATACCGTTACGCAGGCTGAGATACAGCGTGAAATGAAGTCTCTCGATATCAAAACGGATGACGTAGTCATTACAGGAAAAAGTAATGATACGGGTGTTGTACGTGTAGTTGGGGTTCTCGATAAAAAAGAAATCGCCAATTTAAAAGATCACTTTAAAGATAAATACGGTTCTGAACCAAATGTAAGCACCGTTTCGCCGACGGTTGGAAAAGAACTGGCGAAAAATGCGATGCTTGCGATTTTAATTGCTTCAATTGGAATTATCATTTATGTAACGATTCGATTTGAGTTTTACATGGCGCTTGCAGCCGTGCTTGCTTTGTTACATGATGCGTTCTTTATCGTCACGGTCTTCAGCTTAACGAAGTTAGAGGTTGATTTAACGTTTATCGCCGCTGTCTTGACGATTGTTGGTTACTCAATTAACGATACGATCGTTACGTTTGACCGCATTCGTGAAAACATGCAGAAATTTACATCCAAAACGTTTGACGATTTAGCGTTTATCGTAAACCTAAGTTTACGCGAAACGTTTACTCGTTCGATGAATACCGTGTTAACAGTTGTAATTGCAGTTGTAGCGCTTCTTCTATTCGGAAGTGAATCAATTCAAAATTTCTCAATTGCCCTGTTAGTAGGTTTAATTCTTGGTGCATATTCATCTGTATTTATTGCTGCTCAGCTATGGCTTGTGTGGAAAGGAAAACAGTTGAAGCGCGAGGAACAAAAAGAAGTAGAAAGCAAGTAA
- a CDS encoding post-transcriptional regulator — MTHPFISASKELIQPVVSSKMEEFHMLGYEEVTENDLLSYLEMKKWKKEKELSLHQVVNDILSVKITQVMSYVTIESYKSDMFSSVNNGEDWKELLK; from the coding sequence ATGACACATCCATTTATTTCAGCTTCGAAAGAACTTATACAGCCTGTCGTATCCAGCAAAATGGAAGAATTCCATATGCTTGGATATGAAGAAGTAACGGAGAACGATTTATTGAGTTATTTGGAAATGAAAAAATGGAAAAAAGAAAAGGAGCTATCTCTCCATCAAGTTGTAAATGATATTTTATCTGTTAAGATCACGCAGGTGATGAGCTATGTAACAATTGAATCTTATAAATCTGATATGTTCTCAAGTGTTAATAATGGAGAAGACTGGAAAGAATTATTAAAGTAG
- the spoVB gene encoding stage V sporulation protein B gives MLGHRRRIYSLYKPQESSEYMSKFLQGTIILIIAGLITRVLGFVNRIVVARMIGDEGVGLYMMAVPTLVLVITLTQLGLPVAISKLVAEAEALGDRHKIKKILVVSLSITCTLSVLFTLGLILFAPVVAKTFFTDSRTIYPLLAIIPVIPIIAVSSVIRGYFQGKQQMKPAAYSQIIEQVVRITLIAVCTKAFLPYGIEYAAAGAMLSSVFGELASLFYMVFMFKRKKKITVRRKFFASLHAGKDTFFDLMRIALPTTGSRMIGSISWFLEPIVVAQSLAIAGVATAVATKQYGELTGFALPLLMLPSFVTVSLSTSLVPAISESLAQNQMKQIEYRLHQALRLSFVTGGLAVVVLYVFANPVMELMYGSDKAAIFVKVMAPFFIFYYFQGPLQAVLQALDLAKAAMINSFIGAAVKTSLIFLLATQPNLGIMGAGLAIVVGMMLVTLLHLSTVMKKITYKLHVFEYLRSFSVMGISGFTGHFAYMNLFTSIPLSLRTVLSIALTSFVYVLFLLLFRLITREELNRFSVLRYFKRK, from the coding sequence ATGCTTGGACACCGACGGCGCATATATTCACTGTATAAACCTCAAGAAAGCAGTGAGTATATGTCTAAATTTTTACAGGGAACTATTATTTTAATAATTGCTGGCTTAATTACACGTGTACTCGGGTTTGTCAATCGAATTGTGGTGGCTCGAATGATTGGAGACGAAGGTGTGGGACTTTATATGATGGCGGTCCCCACGCTGGTATTAGTAATCACCTTAACACAGCTTGGGCTACCAGTTGCCATATCCAAGTTAGTGGCAGAAGCAGAAGCTTTAGGTGACAGGCATAAAATAAAAAAAATACTTGTCGTCTCTTTAAGTATTACGTGTACGCTGAGCGTTTTATTTACGCTCGGATTAATATTATTCGCTCCCGTTGTAGCAAAAACCTTCTTTACAGATTCACGTACGATCTATCCGCTGCTTGCGATTATTCCAGTTATTCCAATCATCGCCGTCTCGTCTGTCATCCGCGGATATTTTCAAGGAAAGCAGCAAATGAAGCCTGCTGCTTATTCTCAAATTATCGAACAAGTGGTGCGCATTACGTTAATTGCCGTATGTACAAAAGCATTTTTGCCTTATGGAATTGAGTACGCTGCGGCTGGCGCTATGCTATCTTCCGTATTTGGAGAACTAGCTTCACTGTTTTATATGGTGTTTATGTTCAAGCGAAAGAAGAAAATAACGGTAAGACGAAAATTTTTTGCTTCTTTACATGCGGGCAAAGACACGTTCTTTGATTTAATGCGAATCGCTCTTCCCACGACAGGAAGCCGCATGATTGGGTCAATTTCTTGGTTTTTAGAACCGATTGTAGTAGCTCAAAGTTTAGCAATTGCAGGAGTAGCGACAGCTGTAGCAACGAAGCAGTATGGAGAATTAACAGGCTTTGCACTCCCTCTCCTGATGCTGCCTTCTTTTGTAACGGTGTCTCTATCCACTTCTTTGGTTCCCGCAATCAGTGAATCTCTTGCACAGAATCAAATGAAACAAATCGAATATCGGCTTCATCAAGCTCTCCGCTTGTCGTTTGTAACAGGCGGACTGGCCGTTGTTGTTCTTTATGTATTTGCTAATCCGGTAATGGAATTGATGTATGGTTCTGACAAAGCTGCTATTTTTGTCAAAGTAATGGCGCCTTTTTTTATCTTTTATTACTTTCAAGGGCCGCTTCAAGCTGTTCTGCAGGCGCTAGACCTTGCAAAAGCCGCCATGATTAACAGTTTTATAGGAGCAGCGGTCAAAACATCTCTTATCTTCTTACTCGCAACTCAGCCCAATTTAGGCATTATGGGAGCTGGCCTTGCGATTGTTGTGGGAATGATGCTTGTCACTCTTTTACACCTGTCTACCGTCATGAAAAAAATTACGTATAAGCTTCATGTGTTTGAGTATCTTCGCAGTTTTTCTGTAATGGGAATATCAGGTTTTACCGGACACTTCGCTTATATGAACCTTTTCACTTCCATCCCTTTGAGCTTACGAACCGTTTTATCGATTGCACTTACAAGTTTTGTATACGTACTGTTTTTGCTGCTTTTTAGACTGATAACAAGAGAAGAATTAAACCGTTTTTCTGTTTTACGCTATTTTAAACGAAAATAA
- a CDS encoding DUF421 domain-containing protein, giving the protein MELLIMVARTVLLYVVVLIIFRVMGKREIGELSILDLVVFIMIAEMAVMAIENPKDPLLHSILPMLTLLIIQIGLAIWSLKSNRMRNFIDGKPSIIIENGKINEHEMKRQRYNFNDLLVQLRDKNIKNVADVEFAILESSGRLSVFEKDQQSGEKGNLNLPFIIDGIIQEEHLLHEHKTTEWLRTELAKLGYSNLDKISYCSYDNGKFFIDLVDVKQ; this is encoded by the coding sequence GTGGAGTTGTTGATCATGGTTGCGCGAACCGTTCTTTTATATGTAGTAGTTTTAATTATTTTTCGCGTTATGGGTAAAAGGGAAATAGGGGAGCTGAGCATATTGGATTTAGTGGTCTTTATTATGATTGCTGAAATGGCAGTAATGGCTATTGAAAATCCAAAAGATCCTTTGCTGCATTCAATTCTTCCGATGTTAACGCTTCTTATTATTCAAATTGGCTTAGCTATATGGTCTCTTAAAAGCAATCGAATGCGAAATTTTATTGATGGAAAGCCTAGCATTATTATTGAAAATGGAAAAATAAACGAACATGAAATGAAAAGGCAGCGATATAACTTCAATGATTTGCTCGTGCAGCTGCGAGATAAAAATATAAAAAATGTAGCTGATGTTGAATTTGCTATTTTAGAATCTTCAGGAAGGCTATCCGTGTTTGAAAAAGATCAGCAATCAGGTGAAAAAGGCAATTTGAATTTGCCTTTTATCATTGACGGCATTATTCAAGAAGAGCATCTGCTGCATGAACATAAAACGACGGAATGGTTAAGGACAGAGCTGGCAAAGCTAGGGTATTCAAACTTAGATAAGATTTCATATTGTAGCTACGACAACGGAAAATTTTTTATAGATTTGGTAGATGTGAAACAATAA
- a CDS encoding TIGR04086 family membrane protein → MGAKRMSNAVFAGVATILVMGLAISIIFSLILKFTSVEEQSVRLFLLILSFITLFIGGFIAGGRNGSKGLLVGGATGISYSFLMFLLQFLGYSHLFSAQQLLFHAGFIGVAILGGIVGVNIAGSREA, encoded by the coding sequence TTGGGTGCAAAACGAATGAGCAACGCTGTATTTGCAGGAGTGGCAACAATCTTGGTGATGGGTTTAGCAATTAGCATTATCTTTTCGCTTATTTTAAAATTTACATCGGTTGAAGAACAGTCGGTCCGTTTATTTTTACTTATTCTCTCATTTATCACACTGTTTATCGGAGGATTTATCGCGGGAGGACGAAACGGCTCAAAGGGACTTCTTGTTGGAGGAGCTACTGGTATTTCTTATTCTTTTTTAATGTTTTTGCTACAATTTCTCGGCTATAGTCACCTGTTTTCTGCACAGCAGCTTTTATTTCACGCTGGATTTATTGGAGTCGCTATTCTCGGGGGAATTGTTGGCGTAAACATTGCCGGCTCACGAGAAGCATAA